In Rhipicephalus microplus isolate Deutch F79 chromosome 9, USDA_Rmic, whole genome shotgun sequence, one genomic interval encodes:
- the LOC142771740 gene encoding uncharacterized protein LOC142771740, whose product MENRSTMLSATAASVTCLTVLLLATCGTGARLDVFLFARRQNTCLANPLSSRIEDRALCPFTRTVDLQAGRIPASIPTVWCHCTGSRCSQINDFRCQEVREVLQVAYTENAGPTTFRNETFTVACACITSRTGRAVSDRLTRVQDHPSSP is encoded by the exons ATGGAGAACCGCAGCACAATGTTGTCCGCTACTGCGGCTTCGGTGACGTGTCTAACGGTGCTTCTTCTGGCTACGTGCGGCACCGGCGCGAGGCTGGACGTGTTTCTGTTCGCCAGGCGTCAAAACACGTGTCTCGCCAACCCGCTGTCGTCACGAATCGAGGACCGGGCGTTGTGCCCGTTCACGAGGACCGTCGACTTGCAGGCAGGCCGCATTCCGGCCTCCATTCCGACGGTGTGGTGCCACTGTACCGGCAGCCGATGCAGTCAGATCAACGACTTTCGCTGCCAAGAG GTACGCGAGGTGCTCCAGGTTGCCTACACAGAAAACGCCGGACCAACGACGTTCCGAAACGAGACGTTCACGGTGGCCTGTGCCTGCATCACCAGCAGAACGGGGCGGGCAGTGTCAGACCGGCTAACAAGGGTCCAGGACCACCCCAGCAGCCCTTAA